TTACTTTGAGTTGTGTTACACAGTTTTTACTtcatatttgtaaaaaaatgggaaaaattaAGCGAAAAGCGCAACCGGTACCTGTGGAGGAGGACTCAGACAGCGACTCCAGTTTCGCAGAGGAGGAGCTGAGCGAAAAGGAGGTGGGACCTGTCACAGATAGCAGCGATGACAGTGACTTGGAAACGGAGCCTAAGAAAAAGTCAAGCGACACAACTGCAGATGCTGATGCTTcaggtgatgatgatgatgctgccgAGGATGATGAAGAAgttgacgacgacgaggaagacgatgatgatgacgacgatgacgaggaCGGTGATGGAGAAGATGACAAGAAGAAAGCCCGCTTACCTGTGCTGAATCCTTTAAGCCTGATGAAGAACAAAGAGCAGCGCATGGCGCTTTTccgcaaaatgaaaaaggaGAAGCACAAGAAAAAGATGCAGGAACGCCGGGCTCGCCGCAAGGCTGGTTTGCCTGCTAATCCAGGTCACACCATTGAAAGCTTACGTGAAAAGGATCAAACAGACGTCAACAATCTGAACGATTCGGATAATGAGGAGCTGCAAAAGGAGTTGGAAATCGACGATTTCAGCACATATTTTGAACGCGTCTATGAGCCAAAGGTGCTCATCACATTCGCCGACAATCCTGTGACTAAGACGCGTAAATTTGGGCTGGAATTGTCACGTATTTTTCCCAATGCGCTAGTGAAGATTCGCAACAAAGCGTCGGTGAAACGCATTTGCAAGAGTGCTGAGCGGGAAAAGTTCACAGATGTGGTCATTATCAATGAGGATCGACGTAAACCCAATGGATTGTTGGTCATACATTTGCCCAATGGACCCACGGCGCATTTCAAACTATCCAACGTCAAGTTGACAACGGACATTAAGCGTGATCACAAGGAGATAACTAAGCATCGCCCCGAGGTGATACTCACGAACTTTACGACACGCTTGGGCCTCACTGTGGGACGCATGATGGGCGCGTTGTTCCATCACGATCCAGAGTTTCGTGGGCGTCGTGCGGTCACCTTTCACAATCAGAGAGATTACATCTTC
This DNA window, taken from Drosophila nasuta strain 15112-1781.00 chromosome 2L, ASM2355853v1, whole genome shotgun sequence, encodes the following:
- the LOC132783746 gene encoding probable ribosome production factor 1, encoding MGKIKRKAQPVPVEEDSDSDSSFAEEELSEKEVGPVTDSSDDSDLETEPKKKSSDTTADADASGDDDDAAEDDEEVDDDEEDDDDDDDDEDGDGEDDKKKARLPVLNPLSLMKNKEQRMALFRKMKKEKHKKKMQERRARRKAGLPANPGHTIESLREKDQTDVNNLNDSDNEELQKELEIDDFSTYFERVYEPKVLITFADNPVTKTRKFGLELSRIFPNALVKIRNKASVKRICKSAEREKFTDVVIINEDRRKPNGLLVIHLPNGPTAHFKLSNVKLTTDIKRDHKEITKHRPEVILTNFTTRLGLTVGRMMGALFHHDPEFRGRRAVTFHNQRDYIFFRHHRYEFNKEGKRVKLRELGPRFTLKLRSLQEGTFDSKTGDYTWIISNKRHAMESRRRFFL